TAGCCTTATATTAGCCTTATATTActttaataacaatttaaatttcCCCTACACTGTTTATACTTCCTCTTCATTTGATCTGAAATCTTACCTAAATTAAACTGACGTGTttagatgaaaaaaaaattaaattttagaaacgtttactttaaataataatttgttcaataataataataactaataatcCTCGTTTTAAAGATGTTGGTATATTTGCCATATATTTAGGGCTAACTGCGTTGTAACACGTCAAAGATCAGCGTTTCCACAATGTTCAATAACAAGCTAGAAGGCAAAGTAGCCATCATCACCGGTGGAGCGAGCGGTATCGGCAAAGCCACCGCCTGTCTCTTCGCCAAGCACGGTGCCCGTGTGGTGACCGCCGACATCCAAGATGAACTAGGCCAGCAGGTAGCCGCATCAATCGGTTCCCAAAAGTGCAGCTACATCCACTGTGATGTTACCGATGAAGAGCAAGTGAAAGGCATAGTGGAATGGACCGTCCAAAACCATGGCCAACTGGACATCATGTTTAGCAATGCTGGGATAGTTCGTTCCAACAAGGGTACCACCTCCAACTCCAACCAGAACATCCTCGACCTAGACCTCGCGCCTTTCGACCACCTGTTCGCCGTCAACGCCCGCGGCATGGCGGCTTGCGTCAAACACGCGGCGCGTTCCATGGTTGAGAAGCGCGTGAGAGGGAGCATCATCTGCACGGCCAGTGTATGCGCCAGATGCGGCGGGGAACACCACGTGGATTACTTTATGTCGAAGCATGCGGTGTTGGGATTGGTGAGGTCGGCGAGCAAGCAGCTTGGGGTGCACGGGATCAGAGTAAATAGCGTGTCGCCGTTCGCGGTGGCGACCCCATTGATATGTAACCTGACGGGAATGAAAGCGGAGGAAGCTGAGAAGTTTTACGAGGGGAGGACGATTTTGAAAGGGGTAGTGGTGAAAGAGAAGCACGTGGCTGACGCGGTGTTGTTTCTAGCATCGGAAGATTCGGAGGTGGTGAGCGGACATGACATGGTAGTGGATGCTGGGTTTTTGGGCAAATAGTTAAATGGTTGGTCACCGGTAGGTCGGCCCAAAATCATGAAATATGGTCCACGCTCCTTTGTTTGTTCAATAAGGACTTgcttttatgaaataatttcatatcttttcGGGATTCTCACCTTGACACTATCAAATTGATAggttaaattatagttttagtCCCTATGGTGGCATAACTATTTGCCCTTGCGGTCCATAGCCTGATACCTGAGTTTCATTGAGGGCTTCAAAGGTCGGCTTAACTGTGCCATCCATATTTATAGAGAATATAAGAGGGTATCAGCAAGTGGGATAATTTTCGGTTTCTGCAAACATCAATTTTCATCTCTTCAAATTATCCACAACATGCAATTTATCCAAAAATGTTTTATTCcacaaatattcataaataatcTTCATGAATGATCACATTAGTCGATCACCTTATCATGCCATTATTTGCATTATCGGGTCggtaaaatatcaatattatatGCAGTATAAAAGGAGTCGTTTAAACTGAGTTATcactatatttattaaaaatagattggTGTGATAAAAACTACAAAGTCAACATCAGTTTCCATATATCcctaaaattcatcaattatattaaaattacaattacaatggaattaaagaaaaaaactaccATTCAAGGTCCCTCCCTTTTATCTATGTCACTAGAGTTTATATTTTGTacaattctgaaatttttttttttagattttaaattttaaatttaattgttaatattgttagaTTTGTTGgtatgacattttaaaataaataataataataaaactcgCTTAATAGTCATGTAACTAATAAAATAGCATCtgtaatgaacatgaatttaacaaaataattttaatagctttacttaattgtaatttaattttgaaatctaaaaatctaaaaagtaaaaaaattaaattctgaaatataaaactattatttaaatttaaaaatattagaatttattgcatattacaaactttttaaataaagttttaagttCTAGTCCCTTCTATTTAGGGTCTGCTTTGATTGAAACACAATGTGAATATCCAATATGAGATtatcttaaattcaaaaaaaaaaaaagaggttaatatacttttttttatgttaaggtttgattttaatgtttaaattggtacttgagtttagcttcaatttgatacttggttttttttgtctcaattaaATACGTGAGTTTGGcttcaatgtttaatttgatacttgagcttttttttgtcccaattaattacctatatttttttattagaggACATATATCAAACATTTTAATGAGCCACATGATGCAGTTTGTTCCGAGCATCACATTAAACATTGAAACAAATACCTAACTGggataaaaaaaactcaagaatcaaattaaacataaaatcaaaCTTAGGTATCAACTGGCATATTAACCCAAAGAAAAGGGTGTACCAAGGCATAACTAACCCGATCCATAAGATTGCAATAGCCCAGCCCAGTGATTATGGATAGGCGTGTTTGGAAAATGGCAATGGTAAACGAAAGTGAGAAAATGAAGGAATCAGATAGAGAAAAAAAGGCAGCAAAGAAAATGAGCTAAGGCTTTCTTTGCTGGAAGAAAAAGCCAAAACAGGGAAACCAAAAATTAAGACTCTTCACTCTTTCGTAAGATTATTTCAGTCTTTTCCTTTCTGAATTTTAcgatctttttttttcttttcactcttAATTCTCTCTTTTAGTTTCAATTGTCCCCCTTTTAATCTAATTTTGTGATTGTAATCTTGcactttctatttttttgtttcgcTTTCAATTCCCCCTTGTAGCGTGTAAAAAGCCTTTTCTTTTGCTAGATTTGGTTCGTTTTCGAATTTAGTGTCTTTGGAGGATTTTGCAAAATTAGGGCTTTTTTGGGGTTTAGGTGTCCATTAGGGTTCTACTTCTAAAGctttggttttgaattgaaaatttgctTGCTTAGGTGTTTGTGGTTGATGGGTATTTTACTGAGATACTGAATGTTTTGGAATTTGGTGGGTATTTGATAGTTTTTCGCAGTGAATTAGATTAGTGATGTCTGTGAATAACAATAACCCTCCTAAGAGCATTGGGGCGTCTTCGTCGCCCTTTGGTAATGCTTCACAAGCACAAACACAAGCACAACTCAGTGCTGGTTTTCAAAATCAGTATCAGCTATCCCAAGCTCAGGCCCTTGCTCATGCTCAAGCTCAAGCTCAAGCGCAGTTAGCTCATGCCCAATTCCAAGCACACTTACAAGCTCAAGGTTTGTCCCTTAACCAAGCTCAAAATGCCGGCATTGGGAACTTAGGTACGTCTTCGCCATCCATGTCGACTCCTGGCAGTGCAAGTGCCAAGAGGATCCTTCAAAGGCCCCCTATGCGTCCTCCTGGTGTTCCTGTGACAAATACAATGTCTCCTTTGAGAATAATGGATCTTACGACCGCCGCACGTAAAAAGAAGCAGAAGCTTCCCGAGAAACAGCTGCAGGATAGAGTGGCGGCAATTCTTCCTGAATCTGCTCTGTATACCCAGCTTCTTGAGTTTGAGGCACGTGTCGATGCTGCCTTAACTCGGAAAAAAGTTGACATCCAAGAAGCCCTTAAGAATCCACCTTGTGTTCAAAAAACACTTCGAATATATGTTTTCAACACATTTGCTAATCAGATGCAAACAATCCCAAAGAAGCCTAATGCAGAGCCCCCTACATGGACCCTTAAGATAATAGGAAGGATCTTGGAAGATGGGGTAGATCCAGATCAACCTGCATTTGTTCAAAAAACAAACCCCTTATACCCtaagttttcatctttcttcaaGAGAGTGACAATTTCCTTGGATCAGAGACTATATCCGGAAAATCATATCATTATATGGGAGCAGGCTCGATCGCCTGCTCCTCATGAAGGTTTTGAGGTAAAGAGAAAAGGGGATAAGGAATTCACCGTGAATATTAGGTTGGAAATGAATTATGCGCCAGAGAAATTCAAGCTTTCTTCAGCTTTAGTGGAAGTCCTTGGTATTGAGGTTGATACACGCCCCAGAATTATAGCTGCAATTTGGCATTATGTGAAGGCTAGAAAACTTCAGAACCCAAATGATCCATCTTGCTTTATTTGTGATGCACAACTTATGAAAGTTTTTGGggaagaaaaagtgaaatttaCCATGGTTTCGCAGAAGATATCGCAGCATTTGTCTTCGCCGCCACCTATACATTTGGAGCATAAGATCAAGCTTTCCGGGAACAATCCTGCTGGGTCTGCATGCTACGATGTGTTAGTTGATGTGCCGTTGCCTATACAGAGGGATTTGTCTGCTCTGTTAGCAAATGCAGAGAAGAGCAAAGAGATTGAACAGTGCGACGAAGCGATATGTGCTGCCATAAGGAAAATTCATGAGCACCGTAGAAGACGTGCATTCTTTCTAGGGTTCAGCCAATCTCCTGTGGAATTTATCAATGCTTTAATCGAGTCTCAGAGCCGGGATCTTAAATTGGCATCTGGGGAAGCAAGTCGAAGTTCTGAAAGAGAGCGACGATCAGATTTCTTCAACCAACCATGGTAAGCTCATCTTTATATTCTAGTTTCagttcatgtttaatttttgaatCATTTCCCTCAGTTGGAACCATAGCCTATCACCCATGCAGTCATGTCTATTTGGTAGAAATTTCAGTTTCCAGTTGACCCCTTCAACCTTATTGCTAAGTGTACGGTCTTAAGTTATCTACAAAGGAATTTTTTTTGGTCTGGTTGTCAGTTTTCGTATGTCAAACAGCAATGCCTTGCTTATGTATCATTAGGAAATGCATTAAACTTAAGTACAGCAGCATGAAAGTGTGTAAACTATAAAAACGGGACAAAGTGGATTGTCCCGACACTAGCACTTCCATGCAATAACTGTGCCATAGGTGATCCTATTACCGGAATAGCTTCCAGACCACCTGGTACAATTTTGACTGGTCCTAAGGTAACGAATAACCTGTTACTCCAAAAGATGCGGTCAAACAACCAATTCCCTTTCTTGCGAGATTTGTTCTTAAAATCTATTGCTTGATATATCATATATTTGCTCCAGTTTTAAGGAAGTCATTCTTTAATGCAGCTTGGACCATTCTCAGTTGGTTTCTGTAAATAAAGTTTCTTATAGAAAACGTAATGTTAGCAATTTACGAATGATGAATATGTATTGAAGTTGTGGTTTGGTAATTCTAACAGGGTTGAAGATGCCGTTATCCGTTATCTGAATCGCAAGCCAGGTGCTGGTGGAAGTGATGCGCCAGGAAGCACATGAGTCGTGATTCCATTGATTTGAATCATGTACCAATTTTAGTCCATTCCTTTAATGGAAGTAGAATTGCAgtgttgttttttctttttggggggGGGGAGAGGGGGACAATTGAGAGGGATGTAGAACAGGAAGTAGCTTTGTGTAGgcataattatcataaaaaatgatgataataataataataataataataattttcattagaaaaaaattgttttgttcAATTTGTAACTTGCATACTGTAGACCTATGTTATTTGTAACCGGGGATGCGTATTGATATAGATTTCTGCCATGGGTATATGTTCATATTGGAATATTTATGAAGAACAGGATAGTTGAAGGCTCCTGTTTTATATCTGACATGGAAATTTAATGAGTATTTCTTTTTTGTCCAGTATTATGAGATGCGCCTAGCCAAGTGAGAACTATGTTTTTTCCTACATAAGCTTTCCCATAATGCAATTCCACCCCCACCCCATTTTTTTCCTTAAGAGGAGAAGCTGTtgtaaagaaaatagaaaatgttgGACATGgaaggatttttattttatattttcttttcttcgcCTTTGTTTAAAGAAATgtatgaaaatggaaaatgtggAGCCATTCCATGGTGAGGTAGCTAATTAGAGGAACAATAATTCAAATTAGGCTAGTTTACCAGATTTGGctaagattttttttctattcattcgaagtgaatttgaattcaataatatttttaaattcatcatctttctttaaaaataaaggtaaattatcaaaatagtcacttttgtttgcctcgggttacattttagtcatttacattatcgtgttgtaacattttaatcattgagccgttaattgttattaacggtgtaacggtaagctgacatGGTACATTAAgtcatcatttcaaatgaaaattttagtttaaattctacaattggttcctatattttttcattttgaacaatttaaatttttttcttttaactttccttttttttattttactttccatcctcttctgcttctccctttgttttgctccctttttcatttcttttaatatagtttttctatgttttccatttgttaaaactagttgacaagctcgcctcactcgaaaaaattaaattgttcaaaaaaataaaagtataaagactagttttaacaaatgaaaaacatagaaaaactctattaaaagaaatagaggaGCGAGGAAAACAGAGAGAGAAACATaagagaatgaaagaaaaaaaaagaaagtttaaaaaacataaaagaaaaaaattaaattgctcaaaacaaaaaaaaatggggaCTGATTGTACAAATTAACCTAAatatttgtttgaaatgatgatttaacgtgtcacgttagcttaccgttacaccgttaacgacaattaacgacttagtgactaaaatgttacaacgtgataacgtaagtgactaaaacataacatttcaaacataagtgactgaaatgtaaCCTGAGCTAaacaaagtgactattttgatagtttactctaaaaataattataaaatttatcatgttCCACTCATAATATGAGTGAAAACAttcatttaacaaatatataaaaatttgatataaaatctAAATGTGACTTTGATCGGAATGGTTAAATTGAGTTGGTGAAACGTATGATGACTTGTTCAAATCTTATGTGTATATAATTTTCtagatttatcaaaatacaaaagatataaatgtTGGAAAATTTGAGTGGAGACAATAGAACCGGAGACTTGTATAGAAATAAATAGTAGACTTCGAGGCACGAATGACACTTTCTAAAAAGAACTATTTGCCTCCACACAAAGTTGCTAGAAGGTTAAGGTGAAGGACCTCTCGGGATACAAcaaatttttgaatttcttttgattaGCAAAATCGAGGAATTTCCTAGCTCTTACtcttgtttttgaaaataagatTGATTGTAATTGTATATTTGTGAGCACCATAATGCCTCTATTTATATGCACTCAATGAATACAATTTGAAGAGGCAGAACCCTTCATATTGGACATACTCCTTGGGAGAAACATGTCCCATGGAAATGTATTCATTGTATGATAAATcattacttttaatttgaaaaatgcttatgaataattaaatttgtaagatGATAAATCATCACTTTTAATTCGAATAGTGCTCATATTAATTTGCAATCTATACTTTCCATCAATCCCCCACTAGATTGCTAATTTCAGAAAATAAGTACACAATGATTATGCATAAAGAAGGGTGTCCGCAGATTAAACCTTCCTTTAGTGCAAACTCTTAAAGTATCAACAAAGTGAATGGTGGCTAGTCGCTTGAACCATCACTCTTAACGTTAATactggaaaaaaattcaaacataatcGTAAAGTATTAGAGTGAGAATTTAATTTGCTTTAGCACCATTATGGACATGTGCTCATCCCGTTTCCTGAACATGTACGAgagaaaaccataaaaaaatctCGTTGAAGCGACACCACTTCATGTCCATATAGGTGGATTTCATGACAATTAATCTCCATCCATTAAAAGTAAAACTCATCCTCCTAAAATATAAACACTAAATACTGATTCTTAGTTTACGTTGCCATTCGATAATTTGTTATTACCCTTTGAACCTTGAAACTAACTTTTGGCTAGAATAAGGTAGGGTTTCCATTATCAATGATGTGATTAGAATGATTTTAATCCCATCTTAGTGGTGGTACTCTTAACCAAACCCCTTGAAAAACCTTTTGTCAATGGATCCGCTAAATTGTCAATTGACTTAACTTAGGTAACAGTTATCACATCGTCCTTAATCAATTGCCTCACATACTCATGTCTCAAACTTATATGTCTAGACTTTTCATTGTACACCTTATTGTACGCTCGAGACATGGTATAGTCACTATCACAATATACAAAAATGGCGAACCTACGTCGTGGCCACAACTTTATATCTAGCAAGAGATCTCTTAGCCATTTCGCTTCCTTGCCAATAGCCGCTAAGGCTGTAAATTCAGTCTCCATAGTTCAATGTGATATGCAAGTTTGTTTCTTGGAGGCCCAACTAATGGCTCCACCTCCTATCGTAAAAATCCATCTCGATGTGGACTTATTGTCACTTAGGCTTGTAATCCAACTTGCATCCGAGTAACTTTCTAGTACTGCAGGATAATCACTATAGAATAAtctcaaattttttgttttcttaagatAGCCAAAAATCCTACAAATGCCTTTCCAATGATCGGTACTAGGACAATTTGTAAATCTCGCTAATGTGCACACAACAAATGTGATATCAGGTCTAGTACAATGCAATGCATACATTAGACTTCCAATTGCACTGGCGTACTCAAGTTGCGCTATGGCCCTGCCATTATTCTCACTTAACTTGAAGTTCAAATAGTATGAAGTTGTTTAAACTTTTCCAATACTTTCTCGATGTAGTGAGATTGACTTAGTGCAAAGCCCTTTTCATGTTTTTTCACTTTTATACCTAGAATTGTATCTACCTCATTGAGAtccttcattttaaattttgaggcTAAATACTCTTTGCTCTCACGAACACCTTCCGTGTTCGTaccaaaaatcaacaaattatcTACAtagagataaaaaaattacaccATACCTATCGGTGAATTTAGTGTAAATACATTTATCCGCACCATTATGTAAAAAATCATGTGACAAGATAACCGAGTCAAATTTCTCATGCCACTATTTAGACACTTGTTTTAAACCATATAATGACTTGATCAACTTACACACCTTATGTTCATTCCCAGGAAGCACAAAACCTTCTGGTTGCTCCATATAGACTTCCTCTTCGAGATCACCATTCAAAAAATTCCTattaacatccatttgatgtACATGTAACTTATGGATAGATGCAAGTGCTATAAGAATTCGAATGGAGGTCCTCCTAGCCACTGGTGCATAAGTGTCAAAATAATCTAGGCCTTGTTTTTTCCTAAATCCTTTAGCCACTATAGAATTGTAGATCACCATCCACATTAAACATTATGGGGATCTTTCTAATTACGGATTCTCTATTTCCCTCAACAAGCAATGCTAGAGATTGCGAGGAAATGAAATCAGGACTGAAGTCCTTTACTTTTCTCACTCTTTGACTTTTCCTCGGCTTCGTATCCTTCTTATCATAAAGACTTCTTTTGGTTTGATAATTTGAGATCATTGGTTGATATTCTTTTTTCGAATCTGTTGAATCATTGAAAACCTTATTTTCAATGAATACAACAtctcttgtttcaattatcgTATTTGACACTAAGTTAAGAACACGATAAGCCTTAGAGTGTTGGGCATATCCAATGAATGCACCCTTAACGACTCTTGGACCTAACTTTGTTCTCTATTGGTTGGGAACTCTATAGTAAGCCAAACACTCCCACACTTTGAAATAATCTAATTTTGGCATCCGACCCTTCCATAACTCATATGGAGATACTTTGAATTTTCTCGATGGTATTCTGTTAAGAATATAACACGCAGTCAATAATGTTTCACCCCATAGTTTATCTggaaaattaacatttaacaaCATCGAGTTAACCATATCTACTAAAGTACGGTTCTTTCTTTCTACCAAACCATTTTGTTGCGGAGTATAAGGCGCGAAACACTCATGCACCATACATTGTTCctcacaaaatatattaaatttatttgaaaaatattcaccACATCTATCACTACGAAGCACTTTGATTTTCTTACTAAACAAATTCTCAACCTCATTTTTAAAAcgtttaaacatatcaaaagccTCGTATTTACTTCTCATGAGATACACATAAGTAAATCTAGAGAAGTCGtctataaaattgataaaatatcattttccacCTCTTGCTAGTGTTCTATTTAATTCACAAACATCTGAATGAATTAAATCTAACACTTGTGAATTCCTTTCACACTTATTAAGAAACGGCTTCTTGGTAATTTTTGATTGAatacaaatttcacatttatccTCAAACTCATCATTACTTAGACTTATATAACCATTCTTTTGCatatattgtaaatttttaaaattaaaatattctaaacgCGCATGCCACAAAGGATAAGATTCAACAATATAAAAAGAAGAATTAACTTTATTCATATCAATGCTCAACTTGA
The window above is part of the Gossypium raimondii isolate GPD5lz chromosome 9, ASM2569854v1, whole genome shotgun sequence genome. Proteins encoded here:
- the LOC105798444 gene encoding SWI/SNF complex component SNF12 homolog, encoding MSVNNNNPPKSIGASSSPFGNASQAQTQAQLSAGFQNQYQLSQAQALAHAQAQAQAQLAHAQFQAHLQAQGLSLNQAQNAGIGNLGTSSPSMSTPGSASAKRILQRPPMRPPGVPVTNTMSPLRIMDLTTAARKKKQKLPEKQLQDRVAAILPESALYTQLLEFEARVDAALTRKKVDIQEALKNPPCVQKTLRIYVFNTFANQMQTIPKKPNAEPPTWTLKIIGRILEDGVDPDQPAFVQKTNPLYPKFSSFFKRVTISLDQRLYPENHIIIWEQARSPAPHEGFEVKRKGDKEFTVNIRLEMNYAPEKFKLSSALVEVLGIEVDTRPRIIAAIWHYVKARKLQNPNDPSCFICDAQLMKVFGEEKVKFTMVSQKISQHLSSPPPIHLEHKIKLSGNNPAGSACYDVLVDVPLPIQRDLSALLANAEKSKEIEQCDEAICAAIRKIHEHRRRRAFFLGFSQSPVEFINALIESQSRDLKLASGEASRSSERERRSDFFNQPWVEDAVIRYLNRKPGAGGSDAPGST
- the LOC105798443 gene encoding (-)-isopiperitenol/(-)-carveol dehydrogenase, mitochondrial codes for the protein MFNNKLEGKVAIITGGASGIGKATACLFAKHGARVVTADIQDELGQQVAASIGSQKCSYIHCDVTDEEQVKGIVEWTVQNHGQLDIMFSNAGIVRSNKGTTSNSNQNILDLDLAPFDHLFAVNARGMAACVKHAARSMVEKRVRGSIICTASVCARCGGEHHVDYFMSKHAVLGLVRSASKQLGVHGIRVNSVSPFAVATPLICNLTGMKAEEAEKFYEGRTILKGVVVKEKHVADAVLFLASEDSEVVSGHDMVVDAGFLGK